The Methylobacterium sp. PvR107 genome contains a region encoding:
- a CDS encoding LysR family transcriptional regulator yields the protein MSADLPAAATLSRLDLKTLRLFAAICQEGTLNGAARRAAIAPSAVSKRLAELEHALGCTLLTREPRGMRLTPAGETLLHHTRRMLASAEQIALELAEHARGVRGFVRVLANLSAIVEFLPEDLQAFLAAQPGIRLDLEERPSGGVVAGVEEGLADLGLCADNTDTRSLTAYPYRSDRLVLVMPIGHPLSGREAVALADTLDHDHVGLHAESSIYAALRDEARRLGRPLRLRMHVPSFDAICRMAQVGLGLGTVPEHVYALLGPPMRLAAVPLTDPWAARTLRLVVRPGALTPAATLLLEHLRGAAAGRGGDPG from the coding sequence ATGTCCGCAGACCTGCCCGCGGCCGCGACCCTGAGCCGCCTCGATCTCAAGACGCTCCGCCTGTTCGCGGCGATCTGCCAGGAGGGGACGCTGAACGGGGCGGCCCGGCGGGCGGCGATCGCCCCTTCGGCGGTGAGCAAGCGCTTGGCCGAGCTGGAGCACGCGCTGGGCTGCACCCTGCTCACCCGTGAGCCGCGCGGCATGCGGCTTACGCCCGCCGGCGAGACCCTGCTGCACCACACCCGCCGCATGTTGGCGAGCGCCGAGCAGATCGCCCTGGAACTCGCCGAGCATGCCCGCGGGGTCCGCGGCTTCGTGCGCGTGCTCGCCAACCTGTCGGCCATCGTGGAATTCCTGCCCGAGGACCTGCAGGCTTTCCTGGCGGCGCAGCCGGGGATCCGGCTCGATCTCGAGGAGCGCCCGAGCGGCGGCGTCGTGGCCGGCGTCGAGGAGGGGCTCGCCGATCTGGGCCTCTGCGCGGACAACACCGACACACGCAGCCTCACCGCCTATCCGTACCGGAGCGACCGCCTCGTCCTGGTGATGCCGATCGGCCACCCCCTGAGCGGGCGCGAGGCCGTCGCCCTGGCCGACACCCTCGATCACGACCATGTCGGGCTGCACGCGGAGAGCTCGATCTACGCCGCCCTGCGCGACGAGGCCCGGCGCCTCGGCCGTCCGCTGCGGCTGCGGATGCACGTGCCGAGCTTCGACGCGATCTGCCGGATGGCGCAGGTCGGCCTGGGTCTCGGCACCGTGCCGGAGCACGTCTACGCCCTGCTCGGGCCGCCGATGCGCCTCGCGGCGGTGCCGCTCACCGATCCGTGGGCGGCGCGCACGCTCCGCCTCGTGGTCCGCCCGGGTGCCCTGACACCGGCGGCGACGCTCCTGCTGGAGCATCTGCGCGGCGCCGCGGCCGGACGGGGTGGGGATCCGGGTTGA